From Candidatus Binatia bacterium, one genomic window encodes:
- a CDS encoding thiamine phosphate synthase, which translates to MRALPNPPVQLITGAWHDLPDLRRRIEAALRGGIRWIQLRAKTRSARELHEAAVAVEPLLRPCGALLVICDRVDVALSIGAGVHLPENGMSAGHARELLGRDAWIGRSVHSVAAIRTVAPGELDALQFGPVFDTASKREFGPPQGLAELAHAATAVREGCRATLIAVGGITFARVPACRRAGADAVAMIGAAWDAGDIEAAARRLVRA; encoded by the coding sequence ATGCGCGCTCTGCCGAACCCCCCGGTCCAGCTCATCACCGGAGCGTGGCACGACCTCCCGGACCTGCGCCGCCGCATCGAGGCGGCGCTGCGCGGCGGCATCCGCTGGATTCAGCTTCGCGCGAAGACGCGCAGCGCGCGCGAATTGCACGAAGCCGCCGTCGCGGTCGAGCCGCTGCTGCGACCCTGCGGCGCGCTTCTCGTCATCTGCGACCGCGTCGACGTGGCCTTGTCGATCGGCGCCGGAGTGCACCTGCCGGAAAACGGCATGTCGGCGGGACACGCCAGGGAACTGCTCGGCAGGGACGCGTGGATCGGCCGCTCGGTGCACAGCGTCGCGGCGATCCGCACGGTGGCGCCCGGCGAGCTCGACGCGCTGCAGTTCGGGCCGGTTTTCGACACGGCATCCAAGCGCGAATTCGGACCGCCTCAGGGCCTGGCCGAGCTTGCTCACGCCGCGACCGCCGTGCGCGAAGGCTGCCGCGCAACGCTCATTGCCGTCGGGGGAATCACCTTCGCCAGAGTGCCGGCCTGCCGAAGGGCGGGAGCGGACGCAGTCGCCATGATCGGCGCAGCGTGGGATGCGGGGGACATCGAGGCGGCCGCGCGCAGGCTCGTCAGGGCTTGA
- a CDS encoding thiazole synthase, with the protein MQRQDVFELAGRSYRSRLLVGTGKYADFEQTRIAIETSGAEIVTVAVRRVNITDPTKPNLLDFLDPKRFTILPNTAGCYTADDAIRTCRLAREAGIGKLVKLEVIGDEKTLFPDVAATIEAARVLVAEGFDVLPYVSDDPVACKRLEDIGCAAVMPLAAPIGSGLGIRNPYNIRIILEQSKVPVIVDAGVGTASDAAVALELGCDAVLMNTAIAGARDPVLMAHAMKLAVEAGRAAYRAGRMPKRLHASASSPLGDLIA; encoded by the coding sequence ATGCAGCGTCAGGACGTCTTCGAGCTGGCCGGCCGCAGCTACCGTTCCCGGCTTCTGGTCGGTACGGGGAAATACGCCGATTTCGAGCAGACGCGGATCGCGATCGAAACCTCCGGCGCCGAGATCGTCACGGTCGCGGTCCGCCGCGTCAACATCACCGATCCGACCAAGCCGAACCTTCTCGACTTCCTCGATCCGAAACGCTTCACGATCCTGCCGAACACGGCCGGCTGCTACACTGCCGACGACGCGATCCGCACCTGCCGGCTGGCGCGCGAGGCGGGCATCGGCAAGCTCGTCAAGCTCGAGGTGATCGGCGACGAGAAGACGCTGTTTCCCGACGTTGCCGCGACGATCGAGGCCGCGCGAGTGCTCGTCGCCGAAGGCTTCGACGTGCTGCCGTACGTCAGCGACGACCCGGTCGCCTGCAAGCGTCTCGAGGACATCGGATGCGCGGCCGTGATGCCGCTGGCGGCGCCGATCGGATCGGGCCTCGGCATCCGCAATCCGTACAACATCCGCATCATTCTCGAGCAGTCCAAGGTGCCGGTGATCGTCGATGCCGGTGTCGGTACCGCATCCGACGCCGCCGTCGCGCTCGAGCTCGGTTGCGACGCCGTGCTGATGAACACCGCGATCGCCGGCGCTCGCGATCCCGTGCTGATGGCGCACGCGATGAAGCTGGCCGTCGAGGCCGGTCGCGCCGCGTATCGCGCCGGCCGCATGCCGAAGCGACTGCACGCAAGCGCATCTTCCCCGCTCGGCGACCTGATCGCCTGA
- the thiS gene encoding sulfur carrier protein ThiS, giving the protein MRLQINGEGKNVADGITVGELVASLGLAGRRVAVERNREVLPASAWPTQALAENDVLEIVHFVGGG; this is encoded by the coding sequence ATGCGGCTGCAGATCAACGGCGAAGGAAAGAACGTCGCCGACGGCATCACCGTGGGCGAGCTCGTCGCATCGCTCGGCCTGGCAGGACGCCGCGTCGCGGTCGAGCGCAATCGCGAAGTGCTGCCTGCGTCCGCATGGCCCACCCAGGCGCTGGCAGAGAACGACGTGCTCGAGATCGTGCACTTCGTCGGCGGAGGCTGA
- the alr gene encoding alanine racemase, with translation MSPEPAAAGGGAAAGSAPAEGADREAVSTAAGDASSVPRALIDTAALVHNYREACRLACGGAGVLAMIKSDAYGHGARLCAAALERAGCRIFGVASVDEARQLAEFSDRGSRVVVFGGILAGEADAALAAGAEVVTQEIDVVRALAGRAAASGREAVVHVKLDTGMHRLGVVPDAIVEFVRAAAALRGVRIVAVCSHFAQAESVTGGVTAGQLETMLAADAALKAAGFSLTRHLANSAAILARPEAHLDLVRPGIMLYGVAPDPSLRGRAQLRPVMRLVARVVRVADVAAGEGVGYGHTFHTNGASRIATIRCGYADGYPRNLGNVAEAAIRGRRVPVAGRICMDHTMLDVTGVAGASVGDDVTLWGADPLVEEVASRAGTIAYELLARVAARVRREEAGAAEQERNS, from the coding sequence ATGTCCCCCGAACCAGCGGCCGCAGGTGGCGGCGCCGCAGCCGGCTCCGCGCCCGCAGAAGGGGCTGATCGCGAGGCCGTTTCCACGGCGGCAGGCGACGCGTCCAGCGTCCCTCGCGCGCTCATCGATACCGCAGCGCTCGTGCACAATTACCGCGAAGCTTGCCGCCTCGCTTGCGGCGGTGCGGGTGTCCTCGCGATGATCAAGTCCGACGCCTACGGGCACGGCGCCCGCCTGTGCGCAGCCGCGCTCGAGCGCGCCGGTTGCCGCATCTTCGGTGTCGCCTCGGTCGACGAGGCTCGCCAGCTCGCGGAGTTTTCGGATCGCGGATCGCGGGTCGTCGTGTTCGGCGGAATCCTTGCCGGAGAGGCCGACGCGGCGCTGGCCGCCGGAGCCGAGGTCGTGACGCAGGAAATCGACGTCGTGCGCGCACTTGCCGGACGCGCCGCGGCTTCGGGACGCGAGGCCGTCGTCCATGTGAAGCTCGACACGGGCATGCACAGGCTCGGAGTGGTGCCCGACGCCATCGTCGAGTTCGTCCGAGCCGCCGCGGCGCTGCGCGGCGTCCGCATCGTTGCCGTCTGCTCCCATTTTGCCCAGGCGGAATCGGTCACCGGCGGCGTGACGGCGGGTCAGCTCGAGACGATGCTGGCGGCCGACGCCGCGCTGAAGGCAGCGGGATTCTCGCTGACGCGCCACCTGGCCAACAGTGCCGCCATCCTCGCGCGTCCCGAGGCCCATCTCGACCTTGTTCGACCTGGAATCATGCTTTACGGCGTCGCGCCCGATCCGTCGCTGCGGGGTCGCGCGCAGCTGAGGCCCGTGATGCGACTGGTCGCTCGTGTCGTGCGTGTCGCCGACGTCGCGGCCGGCGAGGGCGTCGGCTACGGCCATACGTTCCATACTAACGGCGCCTCGCGCATCGCGACGATCCGCTGCGGCTACGCCGACGGATATCCGCGCAACCTCGGCAACGTCGCCGAGGCGGCAATTCGCGGGCGGCGCGTGCCGGTGGCCGGACGCATCTGCATGGATCATACGATGCTCGACGTCACGGGCGTTGCCGGAGCCAGCGTCGGTGACGACGTCACGCTGTGGGGTGCCGACCCGCTCGTCGAGGAAGTTGCATCGCGCGCCGGAACGATCGCCTACGAATTGCTCGCGCGAGTGGCGGCAAGGGTGCGCCGCGAAGAAGCCGGCGCCGCGGAACAAGAGAGGAATTCATGA